Proteins found in one Amycolatopsis aidingensis genomic segment:
- the aceB gene encoding malate synthase A gives MSEVQVLGGSVERGDEILTPEALQFLGDLHDRFAGRRDELLQARSLRREEAARTGRLDFLPETREVREGDWQVAEAPAALRDRRVEITGPTDRKMTVNALNSGAKVWLADLEDANTPHWENVVSGQVNLHDAVRGTVELTTPEGKHYSLRDDVARPTIVMRPRGWHLDERNLKIGDRKAVGALVDFGLYFFHNVRALLSNDSGPYFYLPKMESHLEARLWNEVFTFAEAELGIEHGTIRATVLIETIPAAFEMEEILYELREHASGLNAGRWDYLFSVIKYFRDAGANFVLPDRNSVTMTAPFMQAYTELLVRTCHKRGAFAIGGMAAFIPNRKDPEVTEKAMAKVRDDKAREAGDGFDGSWVAHPGMVDLCREEFDKVLGDKPNQLDRTRDEVRVTADQLLDVAATEGSATMAGLRGAVDVGVRYLASWLGGTGAAAIHNLMEDAATAEISRSQVWQWVRNGITLEGGEQVTEELVRSVLDEVHKDLAGQIPAELLEPAVELFEQVALAKDFADFLTLPAYERIQ, from the coding sequence ATGTCTGAGGTCCAGGTGCTCGGCGGTTCGGTCGAGCGCGGTGACGAGATCCTCACGCCGGAGGCCCTGCAGTTCCTCGGTGACCTGCACGACCGGTTCGCCGGACGGCGGGACGAGTTGCTGCAGGCACGCTCCCTGCGCCGGGAGGAGGCGGCGCGCACCGGCAGGCTGGACTTCCTGCCGGAGACCCGCGAGGTGCGCGAGGGGGACTGGCAGGTCGCGGAGGCCCCGGCCGCGCTGCGTGACCGCAGGGTGGAGATCACCGGCCCCACCGACCGCAAGATGACCGTGAACGCGCTGAACTCCGGCGCCAAAGTGTGGCTGGCCGACCTGGAGGACGCCAACACCCCGCATTGGGAGAACGTGGTCTCCGGCCAGGTCAACCTGCACGACGCGGTGCGCGGCACGGTGGAGCTGACCACGCCGGAGGGCAAGCACTACTCGCTGCGCGATGACGTCGCGCGCCCCACCATCGTGATGCGGCCGCGTGGCTGGCATCTGGACGAGCGCAACCTGAAGATCGGCGACCGCAAGGCCGTCGGTGCGCTGGTGGACTTCGGGCTGTACTTCTTCCACAACGTGCGGGCGTTGCTGAGCAACGACTCGGGCCCGTACTTCTACCTGCCGAAGATGGAGAGCCACCTCGAGGCGCGGCTGTGGAACGAGGTGTTCACCTTCGCCGAGGCGGAGCTTGGCATCGAGCACGGCACGATCCGCGCCACCGTGCTGATCGAGACCATCCCGGCTGCCTTCGAGATGGAGGAGATCCTCTACGAGCTGCGCGAGCACGCCTCCGGGCTGAACGCGGGCCGGTGGGACTACCTGTTCAGCGTGATCAAGTACTTCCGGGACGCGGGCGCGAACTTCGTGCTACCGGACCGCAACAGCGTCACCATGACCGCGCCGTTCATGCAGGCCTACACCGAGCTGCTGGTGCGTACCTGCCATAAGCGCGGGGCGTTCGCGATCGGCGGGATGGCCGCGTTCATCCCGAACCGCAAGGACCCCGAGGTCACCGAGAAGGCCATGGCCAAGGTGCGCGACGACAAGGCGCGGGAGGCAGGCGACGGCTTCGACGGCTCCTGGGTGGCCCACCCCGGCATGGTGGACCTGTGCCGCGAGGAGTTCGACAAGGTGCTCGGCGACAAGCCGAACCAGCTCGACCGCACCCGGGACGAGGTGCGGGTGACCGCCGATCAGCTGCTGGACGTGGCGGCCACCGAGGGCAGCGCCACCATGGCCGGGCTGCGCGGCGCGGTGGACGTCGGGGTGCGTTACCTGGCCTCCTGGCTGGGCGGCACCGGTGCGGCCGCCATCCACAACCTGATGGAGGATGCCGCCACCGCGGAGATCTCCCGTTCCCAGGTGTGGCAGTGGGTGCGCAACGGCATCACGCTGGAGGGTGGCGAGCAGGTCACCGAGGAACTGGTGCGCTCGGTGCTGGACGAGGTGCACAAGGACCTGGCCGGCCAGATCCCCGCCGAGCTGCTGGAACCCGCGGTCGAGCTGTTCGAGCAGGTCGCCCTGGCCAAGGACTTCGCCGACTTCCTCACCCTCCCCGCCTACGAGCGCATCCAGTAG
- a CDS encoding IclR family transcriptional regulator, with amino-acid sequence MANEKGSRDGSSGVQSLQRAFELLEHLADTGGEASLSELAASSGLPMPTIHRLIRTLVALGYVRQNLNRRYALGARLIRLGENASLQFGTWARPLLAELVDAVGETANLAVLERDEVVYVAQVPSRHSMRMFTEVGRRLLPHGTGVGKAMLAQLPAEEARALLGRTGMPAYTEHTHTEVEPFLTHLAEIAAQGYALDESEQELGVRCIAVSVDGAPTPAAVSVSGPEGRLTKEAVSRIAPVVQRIATALSEQLAARDLTA; translated from the coding sequence GTGGCGAACGAGAAAGGCAGTCGTGACGGTAGTAGCGGGGTGCAGTCCCTGCAGCGCGCGTTCGAGCTGCTGGAGCACCTCGCCGACACCGGCGGCGAGGCCAGCCTCTCCGAGCTCGCCGCCTCCTCCGGGCTGCCCATGCCGACGATCCACCGGCTCATCCGCACCCTGGTCGCGCTCGGCTACGTACGGCAGAACCTGAACCGCCGTTACGCCCTCGGCGCCCGGCTGATCCGGCTCGGCGAGAACGCCAGCCTGCAGTTCGGCACCTGGGCCCGCCCGCTGCTGGCCGAGCTGGTCGACGCCGTCGGCGAGACCGCGAACCTGGCCGTACTGGAACGCGACGAGGTGGTCTACGTCGCGCAGGTGCCCTCCCGGCACTCCATGCGCATGTTCACCGAGGTCGGGCGCAGGCTGCTGCCGCACGGCACCGGGGTCGGCAAGGCGATGCTCGCCCAGCTGCCTGCCGAGGAGGCCAGGGCCCTGCTCGGCCGCACCGGGATGCCCGCCTACACCGAGCACACGCACACCGAGGTGGAACCCTTCCTCACCCACCTGGCGGAGATCGCGGCGCAGGGCTACGCGCTGGACGAGAGTGAGCAGGAGCTCGGGGTGCGGTGCATCGCGGTGTCCGTGGACGGGGCGCCGACCCCGGCTGCGGTCTCGGTTTCCGGCCCGGAGGGCAGGCTGACCAAGGAGGCGGTGTCCCGGATCGCGCCCGTGGTGCAGCGCATCGCGACCGCCCTTTCCGAGCAGCTCGCGGCGCGCGACCTCACGGCGTGA
- a CDS encoding SigE family RNA polymerase sigma factor yields the protein MREGFDDFVTDRLDRLLRYATALTCDPHLAQDVVQEVLLRAQRHWPRIATMRAPELYVRRMLTNEYLSWRRRKAARTVASTHAALERAAVPVEDGADRHAERDAMRGRIARLPRKQRAAIVLRYYEDLDDAEIAEVLGCTAGTVRSHISRALGTLRADEPAGPGARRPVKEALS from the coding sequence GTGCGGGAAGGCTTCGACGACTTCGTCACCGACCGGCTCGACCGGCTGCTGCGCTACGCGACCGCGCTGACCTGTGATCCACACCTGGCGCAGGACGTGGTGCAGGAGGTCCTGCTGCGCGCGCAGCGACACTGGCCCCGCATCGCGACGATGCGGGCGCCGGAGCTGTACGTGCGGCGCATGCTGACCAACGAGTACCTCTCCTGGCGCAGGCGTAAGGCGGCACGCACGGTCGCCTCGACCCACGCGGCGCTGGAGCGGGCCGCCGTCCCGGTCGAGGACGGGGCGGACCGGCACGCCGAGCGCGACGCGATGCGCGGTCGCATCGCCCGGCTGCCGCGCAAGCAGCGGGCGGCCATCGTGCTGCGTTACTACGAGGACCTCGACGACGCCGAGATCGCCGAAGTACTCGGCTGCACGGCAGGCACCGTGCGCAGTCACATCTCCCGCGCGCTGGGCACCCTGCGCGCCGACGAACCCGCGGGCCCCGGCGCACGGCGTCCGGTGAAGGAGGCACTGTCATGA